In one window of Massilibacterium senegalense DNA:
- a CDS encoding anti-sigma-F factor Fin family protein: MAIVYRCRHCGVRVGTIDTSFVDMHRLGLSLLSEEERVEMIQYQKDGEITVQTICEDCQEALMRQPDLHQWKTFIQ, encoded by the coding sequence ATGGCTATTGTATATCGTTGTCGTCATTGTGGCGTTCGCGTAGGAACGATTGATACATCGTTTGTAGATATGCACCGATTAGGCTTGTCGTTATTATCGGAAGAAGAGAGAGTAGAAATGATTCAATACCAAAAAGACGGGGAAATTACCGTTCAAACGATTTGTGAAGACTGCCAAGAAGCGTTAATGCGTCAACCAGATCTTCATCAGTGGAAAACGTTTATTCAATAG
- the pth gene encoding aminoacyl-tRNA hydrolase, which produces MKCFVGLGNPGKKYEHTRHNVGFMVMDELAKRWNISFNQEKFKGIYGTGIVNGEKVFLIKPITYMNLSGECVRPFLDYFQIALEDLAVVYDDLDLPTGRIRLRQKGSAGGHNGIKSLIQHVGTKKFNRLRIGISRPTKPIPIPDYVLGSFSKEETPEIEAAIMQAADACESFLTNPFLEVMNKYN; this is translated from the coding sequence ATGAAATGTTTTGTCGGACTCGGAAATCCTGGAAAGAAATATGAACATACAAGACATAACGTAGGCTTTATGGTAATGGATGAATTAGCGAAGCGATGGAATATTTCCTTCAATCAAGAAAAATTTAAAGGAATTTATGGCACTGGCATCGTAAATGGCGAGAAGGTCTTTTTAATTAAACCGATTACGTACATGAATTTGTCCGGGGAGTGTGTACGTCCCTTTTTAGATTATTTTCAAATTGCTTTAGAAGACCTTGCCGTTGTGTATGATGATTTAGACTTGCCGACAGGACGTATTCGTTTGCGCCAAAAAGGAAGTGCAGGGGGGCATAACGGGATTAAATCATTAATTCAACATGTTGGTACCAAAAAGTTTAATCGACTCCGTATCGGCATCTCTCGACCTACTAAGCCTATTCCCATTCCTGATTACGTGTTAGGTTCTTTTTCAAAAGAGGAAACACCAGAAATTGAAGCTGCCATCATGCAAGCAGCGGACGCATGCGAGTCATTTTTAACGAATCCTTTTTTAGAAGTAATGAATAAATACAATTAA
- the mfd gene encoding transcription-repair coupling factor yields MLEGGNNLHIKQLLQGAEEFNIIANGIEKGIKEQLVSGLTGSLRTFFIGGLKERLNRPILIVTHNLLQAQKVQDDLTEWLPDTPVYLYSTSDLVSAELSVESPEFRAARMDVLNALTNPNEKPSVIVAPISGLRRFLPPKSLWKQYQYTLTVGDDLSLDDFLEQLVESGYARTSFVSKPGEFSLRGGILDIYPLTEEHPVRVELFDTEVDSIRYFDSETQRSLEMMKTISFGPASEWLLRKEHLVTAGERLEETLKETIKKVKDQSIKEQLIENITYEIDQLKNGQVVSSPYKYMSLYYEQCASLLDYVREDSVIVMDEISRIQEISQNLDKEEMEWLLSLTESGEMVHLSISHPYEAVMNKRTQPLLYFSLFLRNVPHANIGNVTSVACKSMQNFHGQFPVLKTEIERFKKSDMYPVFVASDDSQATRLQNVLHDYGIESDLVAYDQALTTERPQIMTLDLQAGFEWSTAKLVVVTEKEIFTKTKKKSRKRQKLSNAERIKSYSELKIGDYVVHINHGIGKYIGIQTLDINGVHKDYLHIKYAGNDQLYVPVEQIDQVQKYVGSEGKEPKIYKLGGTEWTKVKRKVQSSVEDIADDLIALYAEREASKGYAFSEDGVMQQEFEALFPYQETEDQLRTIEEIKRDMEQERPMDRLLCGDVGYGKTEVALRAAFKAVVDQKQVAMLVPTTILAQQHYETMKERFQNYPINIGLLSRFSTRNEQNETIKGLQNGTVDIVVGTHRLLSKDITFRDLGLLIIDEEQRFGVKHKEKIKQLKANIDVLTLTATPIPRTLHMSMLGVRDLSVIETPPENRFPIQTYVVEESGILVREAIERELARDGQVYYLYNRVEDIERKADEISMLVPDARVMYAHGRMTSTELESVMIDFLEGNYDVLVSTTIIETGVDIPNVNTLIVHDADKMGLSQLYQLRGRVGRSNRVAYAYFTYQKDKVLSEVAEKRLQAIKEFTELGSGFKIAMRDLSIRGAGNILGAQQHGFIDSVGFDMYSQMLKDAIEQRKETGEVAKETWKTEIDLLLDAYVPSAYIADENQKIDMYKRFQALDSLEDLTELQDELLDRFGEYPVEVDFLIRVAKIKLYAIREKVESILQKDHEIKVLFSEETTNMLDGSKVFLFANRIGSYLVPGMAGPQLFIKLNVKKVPPHEYLHAIEQIVMNVTELKREKVESN; encoded by the coding sequence ATGTTGGAAGGAGGAAATAACTTGCATATAAAACAACTGTTACAAGGTGCAGAAGAGTTTAATATTATTGCGAATGGCATAGAAAAAGGAATCAAGGAACAGCTTGTATCAGGACTAACTGGTTCTTTGCGCACTTTTTTTATTGGGGGATTAAAAGAGCGGTTAAACCGACCGATTTTAATTGTAACCCACAATTTATTACAAGCACAAAAAGTACAAGATGACCTAACAGAATGGTTGCCAGATACACCTGTTTATTTATATTCGACCAGTGATTTAGTATCTGCTGAATTATCGGTAGAATCGCCGGAATTTCGCGCAGCACGAATGGATGTGTTAAATGCGTTAACCAATCCAAACGAAAAGCCAAGCGTAATCGTTGCACCGATTTCTGGGTTGCGTCGTTTTTTACCACCTAAATCACTATGGAAGCAGTATCAGTATACGCTAACGGTTGGCGATGACTTGTCATTAGATGATTTTTTAGAACAACTAGTAGAAAGCGGGTATGCGCGTACCTCTTTTGTATCGAAACCTGGGGAATTCAGTCTTCGCGGTGGTATTTTAGACATATATCCGTTAACGGAGGAACATCCAGTTCGAGTGGAATTATTTGATACAGAAGTTGATTCCATTCGCTATTTTGATAGTGAAACACAACGTTCTTTAGAAATGATGAAAACGATTTCTTTTGGACCAGCGAGTGAATGGTTGTTACGAAAAGAACATTTAGTGACAGCAGGAGAACGTTTAGAGGAAACATTAAAAGAAACAATCAAAAAAGTAAAAGACCAATCGATTAAAGAACAATTAATCGAAAATATTACGTATGAAATCGATCAATTAAAAAATGGGCAAGTTGTCTCTTCTCCGTATAAATATATGTCTCTTTATTATGAACAGTGCGCTAGTTTATTAGATTACGTGCGTGAAGATAGCGTCATCGTCATGGATGAAATTAGTAGAATCCAAGAAATTTCGCAAAATTTAGATAAAGAAGAAATGGAATGGTTATTATCTTTAACGGAAAGCGGAGAAATGGTTCACCTTTCTATTTCGCATCCGTATGAGGCAGTCATGAATAAGCGCACACAACCGTTGCTTTATTTTTCGTTATTTTTACGAAATGTGCCACATGCGAATATTGGAAATGTGACGAGTGTTGCTTGTAAGTCGATGCAAAACTTCCACGGCCAATTTCCTGTCTTAAAAACGGAAATCGAACGGTTCAAAAAGAGTGACATGTATCCTGTTTTTGTTGCATCGGATGATTCACAAGCAACGCGGTTACAAAATGTTCTCCATGATTACGGAATAGAAAGTGACCTTGTAGCATACGACCAAGCGCTCACGACAGAACGACCGCAAATTATGACGTTAGATTTGCAAGCTGGATTTGAATGGAGTACGGCCAAATTAGTCGTTGTAACAGAAAAGGAAATTTTTACTAAAACGAAGAAAAAATCTAGAAAACGACAAAAGCTTTCTAATGCGGAGCGAATTAAAAGTTATTCCGAGTTAAAGATTGGCGATTATGTTGTTCATATTAATCACGGGATTGGAAAATATATTGGTATTCAAACGTTAGACATTAACGGCGTTCATAAAGATTACTTACACATTAAATATGCAGGCAATGACCAATTGTACGTACCGGTTGAGCAAATTGATCAAGTGCAAAAATATGTCGGTTCAGAAGGAAAAGAACCGAAAATATATAAACTAGGCGGTACGGAATGGACAAAAGTAAAACGGAAAGTACAGTCTAGTGTAGAAGATATTGCGGATGACTTAATTGCCTTATATGCCGAACGAGAAGCGAGCAAAGGATACGCATTTTCGGAAGATGGTGTCATGCAACAAGAATTCGAAGCATTATTTCCGTATCAAGAAACGGAAGATCAGTTGCGCACGATTGAAGAAATTAAACGAGATATGGAGCAGGAACGGCCGATGGACCGACTTCTTTGCGGGGATGTTGGATATGGAAAAACAGAAGTAGCGTTACGTGCAGCCTTTAAAGCAGTTGTCGACCAAAAACAAGTGGCGATGTTAGTGCCAACAACTATTTTAGCGCAACAACATTATGAAACGATGAAAGAACGATTTCAAAATTATCCGATTAACATCGGATTGTTAAGTCGTTTTTCTACACGCAATGAACAAAATGAAACGATTAAAGGATTACAAAACGGAACGGTTGATATCGTGGTTGGGACACATCGTTTGTTGTCCAAGGACATTACATTCCGAGATTTAGGGTTATTAATTATTGATGAAGAGCAGCGTTTTGGTGTAAAACATAAGGAAAAAATAAAACAATTAAAAGCAAATATTGACGTGTTAACGTTAACAGCTACACCGATTCCGCGTACACTCCATATGTCAATGCTTGGAGTTCGAGATTTATCAGTTATTGAAACACCGCCGGAAAATCGGTTCCCGATTCAGACGTATGTCGTAGAAGAGTCCGGCATTCTAGTCCGAGAAGCAATTGAACGAGAGCTAGCACGAGATGGCCAAGTATATTATTTATATAATCGCGTCGAAGACATTGAACGAAAAGCAGATGAAATATCGATGTTAGTTCCAGATGCACGCGTCATGTATGCGCATGGAAGAATGACAAGCACGGAATTAGAATCGGTGATGATTGACTTTTTAGAAGGAAATTATGACGTACTTGTAAGTACGACGATTATCGAAACGGGTGTAGACATTCCGAACGTGAATACGTTAATTGTGCACGATGCGGATAAAATGGGGCTATCCCAATTGTATCAATTGCGCGGTCGGGTAGGACGTTCAAATCGAGTAGCATATGCGTATTTTACGTACCAAAAAGATAAAGTGCTTTCGGAAGTTGCTGAAAAACGATTGCAAGCGATTAAAGAGTTTACCGAATTAGGTTCTGGATTTAAAATTGCGATGCGCGATTTATCGATTCGCGGTGCTGGAAACATTCTCGGTGCCCAGCAACATGGATTTATCGACTCGGTTGGTTTTGATATGTATTCGCAAATGCTGAAAGATGCAATCGAACAGCGAAAAGAAACAGGAGAAGTCGCAAAAGAAACATGGAAAACAGAAATTGATCTGTTGCTGGATGCGTATGTACCGTCTGCTTATATTGCGGATGAAAATCAAAAAATTGATATGTATAAACGTTTCCAAGCATTAGATTCGTTAGAAGATTTAACGGAATTACAAGATGAATTGCTTGACCGTTTTGGAGAATATCCAGTAGAAGTGGACTTTTTAATTCGAGTCGCAAAAATTAAATTGTATGCGATTCGTGAGAAAGTGGAATCGATTCTTCAAAAGGACCACGAAATTAAAGTGTTATTTAGTGAAGAAACAACGAATATGTTAGACGGTTCGAAAGTGTTCTTATTTGCAAACCGCATTGGCTCTTATCTCGTGCCAGGTATGGCAGGGCCACAATTATTTATTAAATTAAATGTGAAAAAAGTGCCACCGCACGAATATTTACATGCGATTGAACAAATTGTAATGAACGTAACGGAACTAAAACGTGAAAAAGTGGAATCGAATTAA